CGCTTACGACAACCTGCGCAAAGCGATGGCGTACATCATCGCCGTGCACGTTCCCATCGCGGGCATCTCGCTGATTCCCGTGCTCGCCGGCGCTGGTTGGCCGCTCGTGCTTCTTCCGATGCACATCGCCTTCCTCGAGCTGATCATCGATCCAGCGTGCTCGGTCGTGTTCGAGGCGGAGGCCGAGGAGCCAGGCATCATGGACCGGCCACCCAGGTCCGCGAGCGAGGCCCTGTTCTCGCCACGGGTGCTCACGATCAGTCTGCTGCAGGGCGCCAGCGTGCTCGCTTCGGTGTTCGCGATCTACTACTGGGCGCTCTCGACCGGACACACAGAGGCTGACGTTCGGGGACTGACGTTTGCGGCGCTTGTCGTGAGCAACCTGGCGCTCATCCTCGTCAACCGCTCCTGGTCGCGCACGGTTCTCGGCGGGTTGAAAGGCGACCCCAACAGCGCGCTTGGATGGGTTCTCGGCGGGGCGCTGGTCTTCCTTGTTGCGCTGATGACCGTGCCGTTCCTGCGAGAGGTCTTCCGCTTCGCCGAGTTCCACGCGACCGACGTGGTCATGGTGCTCATTGCAGGCGTGGCAGGCGTGGCTTGGTTCGAGATCTACAAGGTCGTCGTGCGCTCGCGCCTGCGTCGGGCACCTGCCAGCTAGCGCGCGGCGCGGCTCTCGGTTTGGCGCTCCCGATGCGCCACAAGAACGATTTGCGACGTGGTCGCACGACCAAGCCTCCCTCGGAATGGGTTGCTGTGCTTGGTATCGGCACAAGCTGCTACGTGCCGTAGCCGACGGGTCAGCTACTGGTTCGTCCACGGTAAGGGGTGTGTCGCATGCTCGTCTCGGCCGACGAGGCGCCCGTCTGCCACAACCCAAGAACCACGCGTCCGCTCCCTCGGCGGGCACAACCCGAGGAGGAGCCATGTTCAAACGTGCACTGTTCGCCATCGTTGGCGCGATCGCCGCACTTTCGCTCGGCGCCGCCGGCGCGTACTTCACAGCGCAGGTTCAGGTCGCCGATAGCGTCATCCGCGCCGGAGCCGTCGCGGTATCGACCGTGCCCACCAGCGCCCCGCTCTCAGTGAGCTCGCTTGCCCCAGGCGAGACCGCGATCCGGCCACTCGCCATCGTCAACGATGGCTCGCTGCCCGCCGACGTCGTCGTCACAGCCAAGAAGAGCGCGGGCATCACCGAGTTCTACGACGCTCTTGGCGTGCGGGTCTCGGCAAGCGACGTCGAGCTCTACAACGGCAGTCTCGACGCGCTGAAGAGCACGCCGCTGCGCCTTGCGCCCGGTGCGAGGGGTGATCTGCGCTTCGAAATCAGCCTGCCTGCCACGGCAACCAACACGCTTTCGAGTGACTACGCCAAGGTGTCGCTCTACGTCGACGCCGAGCAGGCACACTAATGCGGAAAGTCTTCTCGTGGCTTGCAGAGCCTCTCGCCGTGCTCGGCATCGTGGTGCTGCTGGTCTGGGCCGCCCATTCGCTGGTCACGCCTGTTCGCGTAGACGGGGCGTCGATGGCGCCAGCGTTGACGCCCGGAGATATCGCGCTTGTGGCCTTGGGGCGACGGCCCATACCCGGTGACATCGCGCTGATCCGAGCGCCCGGCCACGAGCAGGTGCTACATCGGGTGGTTCGAATCGACGACGCAGGGACCATCAGAACGAAGGGGGATGCCAACACGGTGCCCGACTTCGAGCCGATCCCAGCAGCTCAGGTGGTAGGTCGGTGCATTGGAGTTGTGCCGCTGGGCAAGCTGGTCGCTCGGTGGCGAGGGACCCCCGCCTACGCTAGTATTACGTCTCAACCGAACAGTACTCGGCGATGACGGAGACGGCGTTTCGCACCATGCCGACCGGCCAGGGAAGAGCCTCACCAGACTGGAAGGGCTCTCGGGCGGTAGCGAGGCGGTTCACTCCACCAGTCGCGACCTGAAGGGCGCTTGTGCTCGTGTAGGGAAGCCGGAAGCCTCCGATACCGGGCGAGCGCGGCCGCGAAGGCCGCAGCGGGGCGCGTGATGCGAAGCGCCGCCGCAACAAAGCGGGCTCGCGGTGCGTGCGAGCCAACCAAGGTGGTACCGCGGGAGCCCACTCCCGTCCTTGGGTCCTTCACGGACCTGGCGGACGGGGAGGCTCCCGTTTCGTTTTCCCGATGTGCGAGCGACGAGAGGTACGGCGAACA
This Coriobacteriia bacterium DNA region includes the following protein-coding sequences:
- a CDS encoding TasA family protein, with the translated sequence MFKRALFAIVGAIAALSLGAAGAYFTAQVQVADSVIRAGAVAVSTVPTSAPLSVSSLAPGETAIRPLAIVNDGSLPADVVVTAKKSAGITEFYDALGVRVSASDVELYNGSLDALKSTPLRLAPGARGDLRFEISLPATATNTLSSDYAKVSLYVDAEQAH
- a CDS encoding cation-translocating P-type ATPase: ELADRGRRVLGVARARFSVADGLPAEQHDFDFEFIGLVGLQDPIRELVPAALRDAYAAGLRVVMITGDYPGTATSIAREIGLKPADCFITGPELAEMSDEQLAARIGDVCIFARMVPEQKLRIVHALQARGEVVAMTGDGVNDAPALKAADIGIAMGQRGTDVAREASAIVLTDDDFSSIVGAVRQGRRAYDNLRKAMAYIIAVHVPIAGISLIPVLAGAGWPLVLLPMHIAFLELIIDPACSVVFEAEAEEPGIMDRPPRSASEALFSPRVLTISLLQGASVLASVFAIYYWALSTGHTEADVRGLTFAALVVSNLALILVNRSWSRTVLGGLKGDPNSALGWVLGGALVFLVALMTVPFLREVFRFAEFHATDVVMVLIAGVAGVAWFEIYKVVVRSRLRRAPAS